The sequence CGAGGAGTTCGTCCGGGCCGTGGCGTTCGCGCCGGAGACCCGGCCGGGCCGCTACACGATCCTGGAGCACCTGGGGCTGGCACCCGAGGGGATCGCGGAGGCGTACGCCGGGTACGTCGCCGCGGCCGGCTGAGCGGCGGGACGTTTCTCCGGGCGTGGGGGCCGGACGCCCAGTTTGACCCCTACGGCCCCGGCCCGTAACCTTGACCGTCGGCGTGTCATCGAGCCCGCCACATCCCCGTAAACCTGTTCCTCCCGGACGCTAGGCCGGCCGGGAGAGGTCGCCCATGCGTATGCCGGGCGGCTGGCCTGCGGGGGTGCCGGTTCTGAACGAGCGAAAGAGAGATCCGCGTGTACGCCATCGTGCGCAGCGGTGGTCGCCAGCACAAGGTTGCTGTCGGCGACATCGTTGAGGTTGACAAGATTTCCACTGCCAAGGTTGGCGACACGGTCGAGCTCTCGACCCTGCTCGTTGTCGACGGCGACGCTGTGACCAGCGACCCGTGGGTGCTGGCCGGTATCAAGGTCGAGGCCGAGGTCGTGGACCACCACAAGGGCCAGAAGATCGACATTCTGCGCTACAAGAACAAGACCGGCTACCGCCGTCGGCAGGGCCACCGCCAGCAGTACACGGCGATCAAGGTCACGTCGATCCCCACGGCTGCGAAGTAAGGGACTGAGGAGACATGGCACACAAGAAGGGCGCATCGTCCACCCGGAACGGTCGCGACTCCAATGCCCAGCGGCTCGGCGTGAAGCGCTTCGGCGGTCAGGTCGTCAACGCTGGTGAGATCCTGGTCCGCCAGCGCGGCACCCACTTCCACCCCGGCGCCGGTGTCGGCCGTGGCGGCGACGACACCCTGTTCGCCCTGCTGCCGGGCGCGGTGGAGTTCGGTACCCACCGTGGCCGCAAGGTCGTGAACATCGTTCCGGTCGCCTGAATCAGCTGATTCAGCACCGAACGTTTCGCGAGGCGGACCTCACTTCCCGGACGGGAAGGCGGGTCCGCCTTTCGCGTGTTAGTACCTAGACATACCCGTGATTTCTGGAGGCACTGAACCATGACCACCTTCGTGGACCGCGTCGAACTGCATGTCGCCGCGGGTAACGGGGGCCACGGCTGTGCCTCCGTCCACCGCGAGAAGTTCAAGCCGCTGGGCGGCCCGGACGGCGGTAACGGCGGGCGTGGCGGTGACGTCATCCTGACCGTGGAGCAGTCGGTCACCACGCTGCTCGACTACCACCACTCCCCGCACCGCAAGGCCACCAACGGCAAGCCCGGCGAGGGCGGCAACCGCGCCGGCAAGGACGGCCAGGACCTGATCCTGCCGGTCCCGGACGGCACCGTCGTGCTCGACAAGGCGGGCAATGTCCTCGCCGACCTGGTCGGCCAGGGCACCTCGTACGTCGCCGCACAGGGCGGTCGTGGCGGCCTCGGCAACGCGGCGCTGGCCTCGGCCCGCCGCAAGGCGCCCGGCTTCGCGCTGCTCGGTGTGCCCGGGGACCTCCAGGACGTCGTCCTGGAGCTGAAGACCGTCGCCGACGTGGCGCTGGTCGGCTACC is a genomic window of Streptomyces sp. WP-1 containing:
- the rpmA gene encoding 50S ribosomal protein L27 translates to MAHKKGASSTRNGRDSNAQRLGVKRFGGQVVNAGEILVRQRGTHFHPGAGVGRGGDDTLFALLPGAVEFGTHRGRKVVNIVPVA
- the rplU gene encoding 50S ribosomal protein L21, with translation MYAIVRSGGRQHKVAVGDIVEVDKISTAKVGDTVELSTLLVVDGDAVTSDPWVLAGIKVEAEVVDHHKGQKIDILRYKNKTGYRRRQGHRQQYTAIKVTSIPTAAK